One part of the Aspergillus luchuensis IFO 4308 DNA, chromosome 5, nearly complete sequence genome encodes these proteins:
- the MEF1 gene encoding elongation factor G (COG:J;~EggNog:ENOG410PGGK;~InterPro:IPR004540,IPR005517,IPR035647,IPR005225, IPR031157,IPR041095,IPR027417,IPR000640,IPR000795, IPR004161,IPR009022,IPR020568,IPR014721,IPR009000;~PFAM:PF14492,PF03764,PF00009,PF00679,PF03144;~go_function: GO:0003746 - translation elongation factor activity [Evidence IEA];~go_function: GO:0003924 - GTPase activity [Evidence IEA];~go_function: GO:0005525 - GTP binding [Evidence IEA];~go_process: GO:0006414 - translational elongation [Evidence IEA]), producing the protein MRTPTLARLPCRAVSGLTRSSVRLQSQNFLTRRCASTAALRSPTLAPAYQSTLSKHFQQRRNASATAAAVLEAAAANPDTLSQEAIIENLDPVEAARLSRVRNIGIAAHIDSGKTTCTERVLFYTGRIKAIHEVRGRDAVGAKMDSMDLEREKGITIQSAATFCDWVKKDAEGKDQKYHLNLIDTPGHIDFTIEVERALRVLDGAVMILCAVSGVQSQTITVDRQMRRYNVPRISFVNKMDRMGANPFKAVDQINKKLKIPAAAVQVPIGAEDEFEGVVDLLRMKAIYNRGPSGEELFETDEIPEKVKAVAEERRQMLIETLADVDDEIAEIFLMEETPTEDQMRQAIRRATINLKFTPVFMGSALANKSVQPMLDGVIDYLPNPSEVQNLALDKKRNEASVKLVPYNSLPMVGLAFKLEESNFGQLTYIRVYQGTLRKGSFVYNARNDKKVKIPRIVRMHSNEMEDVTEVGAGEICAVFGVECASGDTFTDGQLGYTMSSMFVPEPVISLSIKPKNNKDGANFSKAMARFQREDPTFRVTFDAESEQTLISGMGELHLEIYLERMRREYRVDCETGPPQVAYRETIGDRVEFDHLLKKQSGGPGDYARVVGWMEPTGSLGENVFEEQIVGGSISEKFLFACEKGFHLSCDKGPLIGHKVLGTKMVINDGATHMTDSSEMAFKNATQQAFRKAFKESNPAVLEPIMKTVVTAPSEFQGDVIALLNKRNATINDSEVGVDEFTVYADCSLNGMFGISSHLRAATQGKGEYTMEFSHYERAPPHLQKDLIAKYQKAQADRHKK; encoded by the exons ATGAGGACTCCTACTCTTGCGCGGCTTCCATGCCGCGCTGTTTCTGGATTGACCAGATCTTCTGTCCGTCTTCAGTCCCAGAACTTCTTGACTCGGCGATGCGCTTCGACGGCTGCTCTCCGTTCACCTACTTTGGCTCCGGCTTATCAGTCTACCCTGAGCAAACACTTCCAGCAGAGGAGGAACGCttctgctactgctgctgctgt GCTTGAGGCTGCCGCTGCCAACCCCGACACCCTGTCGCAAGAGGCCATCATCGAAAACCTTGACCCCGTCGAAGCAGCACGTCTGTCCCGTGTTCGGAACATTGGTATTGCT GCACACATCGACAGTGGTAAGACCACATGTACCGAGCGCGTCCTTTTCTACACTGGACGTATCAAGGCTATTCACGAAGTCCGTGGTCGTGATGCCGTTGGTGCGAAGATGGACTCCATGGACCTGGAGCGTGAGAAGGGTATCACCATCCAGTCCGCCGCAACTTTCTGTGACTGGGTCAAGAAGGACGCCGAGGGCAAGGACCAGAAGTACCACCTCAACTTGATTGATACTCCGGGTCACATTGACTTCACCATCGAAGTCGAGAGAGCGCTGCGCGTTTTGGATGGTGCTGTCATGATTTTGTGTGCTGTTTCCGGTGTCCAATCCCAAACCATCACCGTTGACCGCCAGATGAGACGTTACAACGTACCTAGAATTTCCTTCGTCAACAAGATGGACCGTATGGGTGCCAACCCCTTCAAGGCTGTTGACCagatcaacaagaagctTAAGATCCCCGCTGCCGCTGTTCAGGTGCCCATTGGTGCTGAGGACGAGTTCGAGGGCGTTGTCGATCTGCTTCGCATGAAGGCGATTTACAACCGTGGACCCAGTGGTGAGGAGCTTTTCGAGACCGATGAGATCCCGGAGAAGGTTAAGGCTGTGGCGGAGGAAAGAAGGCAGATGCTTATCGAGACCCTCGCTGACGTTGATGACGAAATTGCCGAAATCTTCCTCATGGAGGAAACGCCCACCGAGGACCAAATGAGACAGGCCATCCGTCGGGCAACCATCAACCTGAAGTTCACCCCTGTCTTCATGGGATCTGCACTGGCGAACAAGTCCGTGCAGCCTATGCTGGATGGTGTCATCGACTACCTTCCCAACCCCTCCGAAGTGCAGAACCTTGCTCTTGACAAGAAGCGCAACGAGGCTTCTGTGAAGCTCGTCCCCTACAACTCTCTGCCCATGGTCGGTCTTGCATTCAAGCTGGAAGAGAGCAACTTCGGTCAGTTGACCTATATCCGTGTGTACCAAGGTACTCTCCGCAAGGGCTCTTTCGTCTACAATGCGCGCAACGATAAGAAGGTCAAGATCCCTCGTATTGTTCGCATGCACTCTAACGAGATGGAGGACGTTACTGAGGTCGGAGCTGGTGAGATTTGTGCTGTCTTCGGTGTCGAGTGTGCCTCCGGTGACACCTTCACTGATGGACAGCTGGGCTACACCATGTCCTCCATGTTCGTCCCCGAACCCGTCATCTCCCTGTCCATCAAGCCTAAGAACAACAAGGATGGTgccaacttctccaaggcCATGGCACGTTTCCAGAGAGAGGACCCGACTTTCCGTGTCACCTTCGATGCGGAGAGTGAACAAACTCTTATCTCTGGTATGGGTGAACTGCACCTCGAAATTTACCTCGAGCGTATGCGCCGTGAATACCGCGTCGACTGTGAGACTGGCCCACCTCAGGTTGCCTACCGTGAGACCATTGGCGACCGTGTCGAGTTCGACCAcctgctgaagaagcaatCTGGTGGTCCTGGTGACTACGCCCGTGTCGTTGGTTGGATGGAGCCGACAGGCAGCCTTGGCGAGAACGTGTTCGAGGAACAGATTGTTGGTGGAAGTATCTCGGAGAAGTTCCTCTTCGCTTGTGAGAAGGGATTCCACCTCTCTTGTGATAAGGGTCCTCTGATTGGACACAAGGTCCTTGGTACCAAGATGGTCATCAACGATGGTGCTACCCACATGACTGATTCGTCTGAAATGGCCTTCAAGAACGCCACCCAGCAGGCTTTCCGTAAGGCTTTCAAGGAGAGTAACCCTGCTGTCCTCGAGCCCATCATGAAGACTGTCGTGACGGCCCCGTCTGAGTTCCAGGGTGACGTTATCGCTCTCTTGAACAAGCGTAATGCTACTATCAACGACTCTGAGGTCGGTGTCGATGAGTTCACCGTGTATGCGGACTGCAGTCTGAACGGCATGTTCGGTATCAGTTCCCACCTGCGTGCGGCTACCCAGGGTAAGGGTGAATACACCATGGAGTTCAGCCACTACGAGAGGGcacctccccacctcca GAAGGACCTCATCGCCAAGTACCAGAAGGCCCAGGCCGACAGACACAAGAAATAA
- a CDS encoding LYR motif-containing protein 2 (COG:S;~EggNog:ENOG410PS7B;~InterPro:IPR008011;~PFAM:PF13233,PF05347) — MRPSLRLLASVSRSQPSKLRKPTVSLDHFIQRQRVISLWRDIVRALNKIPSSSTKDELHRYARGEFERNRNVTDLQHIRYLISTGKSEFDMMRRYIDEQVVG, encoded by the exons ATGCGACCGTCTCTGAGACTTCTGGCTTCCGTATCCCGCAGCCAGCCCTCGAAGCTCAGAAAGCCAACCGTTAGCCTCGATCAT TTCATCCAAAGGCAACGAGTCATTTCTCTATGGCGTGATATTGTGCGAGCGCTCAATA AAATACCCAGCTCGTCCACCAAGGATGAACTGCACAGATATGCTCGTGGGGAGTTTGAGCGTAATAGAAACGTTACAGATTTG CAACATATTCGTTATCTTATCTCG ACCGGAAAGTCCGAGTTCGATATGATGAGGCGGTATATTGACGAGCAGGTTGTCGGCTAA
- the rcf1 gene encoding respiratory supercomplex assembly factor RCF1 (BUSCO:EOG09264J8E;~COG:M;~EggNog:ENOG410PR45;~InterPro:IPR007667;~PFAM:PF04588;~TransMembrane:2 (i33-49o69-86i)) produces MSEPLPSSFEEHPQFQEETSLQKFRRRLKEEPLIPLGCAATSYALYRAYRSMKAGDSVEMNKMFRARIYAQFFTLIAVVAGGMYYGSERKQRREFEQMVEARKSQEKRDAWLRELEIRDKEDRGWRERHAAIEAAANEAANAKKSFPEQDAARSAIEPSEQKPIGVLSAVKELLSRQ; encoded by the exons ATGAGCGAGCCTCTCCCATCGTCTTTTGAAGAACATCC TCAGTTCCAAGAGGAGACTTCGCTCCAAAAGTTCCGCAGACGTCTCAAGGAAGAGCCTCTGATCCCGCTAG GATGTGCTGCCACTTCCTACGCACTGTACCGGGCCTACCGGTCGATGAAGGCCGGCGACTCCGTCGAGATGAATAAGATGTTCCGTGCTCGTATCTACGCCCAATTCTTCACCCTTATCGCCGTGGTCGCCGGAGGAATGTACTATGGTAGCGAGCGGAAGCAACGGAGGGAGTTCGAGCAGATGGTAGAGGCACGCAAGAGCCAGGAAAAGCGGGACGCTTGGCTGCGCGAGTTGGAGATCCGTGATAAGGAAGACAGAGGCTGGCGGGAGCGTCATGCGGCTATTGAGGCCGCGGCAAACGAGGCCGCAAATGCTAAGAAGTCTTTCCCTGAGCAGGATGCTGCTCGCTCTGCTATTGAGCCATCCGAACAGAAGCCAATTGGGGTACTAAGTGCTGTGAAGGAGTTGTTGTCGAGGCAGTAA